One window of the Cryptomeria japonica chromosome 7, Sugi_1.0, whole genome shotgun sequence genome contains the following:
- the LOC131068497 gene encoding putative pentatricopeptide repeat-containing protein At1g68930, translating into MALQLPFIKHTTNSRATYLYNGINQSLLARRGMSYAIEKELIGVDTKAICKNRGFDEILSLMEKGIIPTDSNSYGYLLQLCIHKKLLTDGGRLHAHMINTGFQSSIFVHNRLIEMYAKCGKLENARQMFDEMPERNVFSWNTMMGGYSTCGFVEDARDLFDKMTERDVVSWTTVISGYAQNGNGDEALALFGEALRIGCKPNQSTFVSVLSACAGLQMIKFGKQVHNLIIKTRYEMHAIVGNALTDMYGKCGIIKDARNVFDKMPNREEVSWSSMIAGYVQNGDGDKAFDLFKLMLKLGVKPNDFTFASSLGACGSMAGIEEGMQVHTHIIRSGYQSNIFVGNALVDMYVKCGSMDYGCLVFEKMPEPDAISWTSLIVGYSQSGNSQQAVKLFCRMRQMGIKPDSVTFSSILSSCAGLATGEQGRQVHAIIIKCLLMPNVAVGSALVNMYAKCGGIQDAQQVFDRMTEQNVPSWNAIIGGYGQNGQGMAAIRLFEQMLDEGIKPNDASFIAIISACCHAGLVDEGRHYFNSMINDHFISPRLDHFACMVDLLGRAGYLEEAADIINNMAIEPDASIWGALLNACRIYPNLELAKQAAGRLFELEPQNAGPYVLYSNILAAAGRWNDAATVRRMMKDKRVRKTPGCSWIEVNNQVHTFVVTNVSNPQTEDIDAMLQKISKKMEAEGYVPEYDFLLDDIQEH; encoded by the coding sequence ATGGCATTGCAGTTACCGTTCATAAAACATACAACAAATTCAAGAGCTACTTACCTATACAATGGAATAAATCAATCACTTCTTGCAAGGCGGGGAATGTCATATGCCATTGAGAAGGAATTAATTGGCGTCGATACGAAAGCAATATGTAAGAACAGAGGCTTCGATGAAATTTTGAGTTTAATGGAGAAAGGTATCATTCCAACGGACTCCAACAGCTATGGGTATCTCCTGCAGCTCTGTATCCATAAAAAGTTATTGACAGATGGCGGGAGGCTTCATGCTCACATGATCAATACGGGATTTCAGTCGAGTATCTTTGTACACAATCGTCTTATCGAAATGTATGCAAAGTGCGGGAAATTGGAAAATGCACGCCAAATGTTTGATGAAATGCCTGAACGAAATGTCTTCTCCTGGAATACCATGATGGGAGGGTATTCTACGTGTGGCTTTGTTGAGGATGCACGTGACTTGTTTGACAAGATGACCGAACGAGATGTGGTTTCCTGGACCACTGTCATATCGGGGTATGCTCAGAATGGGAACGGGGATGAGGCTTTGGCATTATTTGGCGAAGCGCTCCGGATAGGATGTAAACCTAACCAGTCAACTTTTGTAAGTGTTCTCAGTGCATGCGCTGGGCTGCAGATGATTAAATTTGGTAAACAGGTACATAATCTGATAATAAAAACTAGATATGAAATGCATGCTATTGTGGGAAATGCACTTACTGATATGTATGGCAAATGTGGAATTATTAAGGATGCACGCAatgtgtttgacaaaatgcctaacCGAGAGGAGGTTTCTTGGTCTTCAATGATAGCAGGATATGTCCAGAACGGTGATGGTGATAAAGCTTTTGACTTGTTTAAATTGATGCTAAAATTGGGTGTGAAGCCTAACGATTTTACCTTTGCTAGTTCCCTTGGTGCATGCGGGAGTATGGCAGGAATTGAAGAGGGAATGCAAGTCCATACCCACATCATCAGAAGCGGATATCAATCAAATATCTTTGTTGGAAATGCTCTTGTAGATATGTATGTTAAATGTGGGAGCATGGATTACGGATGCCTTGTTTTTGAGAAAATGCCTGAACCGGATGCAATATCATGGACATCACTGATTGTGGGGTATTCTCAGAGTGGGAACAGTCAGCAAGCAGTGAAATTGTTTTGCCGAATGCGACAGATGGGAATTAAGCCAGATTCTGTCACATTCTCTAGCATTCTTAGTTCTTGCGCAGGCCTAGCTACTGGAGAACAGGGCAGGCAGGTACATGCCATCATTATCAAATGTTTACTTATGCCAAATGTTGCTGTTGGGAGTGCTCTGGTAAACATGTATGCGAAGTGTGGAGGTATCCAAGACGCACAACAAGTTTTTGACAGAATGACAGAACAGAATGTGCCTTCATGGAATGCGATAATAGGAGGATATGGACAGAACGGACAAGGGATGGCAGCCATCCGACTGTTTGAGCAGATGCTAGATGAAGGTATTAAACCAAATGATGCTTCTTTCATTGCTATCATCTCGGCATGTTGTCATGCAGGCCTTGTAGACGAAGGCCGTCACTACTTCAATTCTATGATTAATgaccatttcatttcaccgagactTGATCACTTTGCTTGCATGGTTGATCTTCTTGGCCGGGCTGGTTACCTGGAGGAAGCAGCAgatatcatcaacaatatggcaaTTGAACCTGATGCTTCTATCTGGGGAGCCTTGCTTAATGCATGCAGAATTTATCCAAATTTAGAGCTTGCTAAACAGGCAGCGGGGCGACTTTTTGAGCTAGAACCACAGAATGCTGGACCTTATGTCCTGTATTCCAATATATTAGCTGCAGCTGGCAGATGGAACGATGCAGCGACAGTGAGAAGGATGATGAAAGATAAGAGAGTGAGAAAAACTCCAGGATGTAGTTGGATCGAGGTCAATAACCAGGTGCATACATTTGTGGTGACAAACGTATCTAACCCACAAACAGAGGACATTGATGCAATGTTGCAGAAGATTTCAAAGAAGATGGAGGCTGAAGGCTATGTGCCTGAATATGATTTTTTACTGGATGATATACAAGAACATTAG